The Desulfoscipio gibsoniae DSM 7213 genome contains a region encoding:
- the cwlD gene encoding N-acetylmuramoyl-L-alanine amidase CwlD yields the protein MLRVFRIKLRFVLLAILIMTAGFFIARSIGDNLENRRVAALSWSVANKVIVVDPGHGGIDPGSTGATGVIEKDITLEVSRKLSTVLGQGGAIVLMTRESDVDLSDADGGQLITRKRQDLSRRVALANERNADAFICVHVNSFKSGPKEHGAQTFYQPGSQEGQRLANAVQGELVRLLKNTNRKAKAVDYYTTRNAKMPAVIVEIGFISNPTEEKLMCDDDYQAKLAYAIYAGLVKYFAENATPTSGSVDKEKALETFMQNEGKDYGAP from the coding sequence ATGCTGCGGGTATTCAGGATAAAGCTTCGTTTTGTATTGCTGGCCATACTTATCATGACGGCAGGTTTTTTTATTGCTCGTTCAATTGGGGATAACTTGGAGAACCGCCGGGTGGCTGCGTTATCCTGGTCGGTGGCCAACAAAGTCATCGTTGTTGACCCGGGACACGGTGGTATTGACCCCGGCTCGACGGGTGCGACCGGGGTTATAGAAAAAGACATAACCCTCGAGGTTTCGCGCAAGCTGAGCACTGTTTTGGGGCAGGGCGGTGCCATTGTATTAATGACCAGAGAATCCGATGTTGATCTTAGTGATGCGGATGGTGGTCAGCTAATAACCCGTAAAAGACAGGATTTATCCAGGCGAGTGGCTCTGGCTAACGAACGCAATGCTGACGCTTTTATTTGTGTACATGTCAATAGTTTTAAGTCCGGCCCCAAAGAACACGGGGCACAGACATTTTACCAGCCGGGTTCTCAAGAAGGTCAGAGATTAGCCAATGCTGTCCAGGGTGAATTGGTTCGGTTACTGAAGAACACCAATCGCAAAGCTAAGGCAGTGGATTATTATACCACCCGCAATGCTAAAATGCCTGCAGTAATAGTGGAAATCGGCTTTATCAGCAACCCCACAGAGGAAAAGCTGATGTGCGACGATGATTATCAGGCAAAGCTAGCCTATGCGATATATGCGGGTCTGGTTAAATATTTTGCTGAGAACGCTACCCCCACCAGCGGTTCTGTGGATAAAGAGAAAGCGTTGGAAACTTTTATGCAAAACGAAGGTAAAGATTACGGAGCACCGTAG